The following DNA comes from Planctomycetota bacterium.
CCTCGCCGTCGGCGTCGATCAACTCCACCAGCACCATTTCAAGGTCATCGACCCCGTCTCCGGCGTCCTCCGCTCCGCCTATCCCTCCGAGGGACGCGACCCCGCCACACGAGACGCCACCCCCAACGGCACGCCCCCCAACCGCAAGTCCATCGGAAAGATGAACGAGATCGGCACCCTCTTCGCCACCATCGCCGGGTTCATCAACCTCATCGCCATCATCGACGCCGCCGTGCCCGGCCCGCGTGCGCGCCCCGCTTCCGCCAACGCCTGATCCGTCGCCACCATGCCCTCCCTCCTCGCCTATCGCCCGTTCATCGATCCCATCGAGCTGCACGAACTCTGGTTCGTGCTCATCGTCCCGCTCGCGCTCTTCCTCTCGCTCGCGTACAAGGCCGTCCGCGTCCCCGACCTCTCGACCCTCCCGCGACAGGTCATCATCATGACCGTCCAGATCTGCTTCTGGATGGCCGCGCTCGGCCTGGCAACCTACCTCTTCGTGCAGTACGTCGCCCCCATCATCGCGCCGCGCTAGCCGCCAACTTTCCAGTCCCCAGTCCCCAGTGCCTACTTCTTCAAGTAGTTGAAACTCCCCGCCCGTCCGGGCGCGTCGAGGTTCTGCACGAGGTATCGCAGCGCGTCCACCGCGTGGTCGTGCCCCTCGCCCTTCACCGGCTCGTCGCTCTCGGGGTTGTCGGTCGGGTAGTGGTACCGCTCGAGCGACGAGATGAGCACCGCGCAGCGC
Coding sequences within:
- a CDS encoding DUF6677 family protein — protein: MNAPSPTIHPAPAFRPVGLVGAIILPGLGHVLVGERPRGLCIGAGILALFFGGIFIGGIDVIDSREDPVWFYGQALVGPLAVGVDQLHQHHFKVIDPVSGVLRSAYPSEGRDPATRDATPNGTPPNRKSIGKMNEIGTLFATIAGFINLIAIIDAAVPGPRARPASANA